The DNA window aatatttttatttatttatttaattgtgaaGAAGTGGCATGACATCcgcatttaatttaatttaatttaatttaatttaattttctcaccaattaagatttaatttaataaataataataaagataaagataCCTTCTTGTAAAAATGTCTGAACAAGTGCAATATTCTGtgttgagattttatttttatgacttgCTGTTGTGAGTTGCTCTTTGCCCATCCTAGGGGCGGAGCCACTCGTATGTGGCCCGGAGGGACTTATTCCCTtgttactaatatattataaaatatataatgatataacttcttagtttattaaattttatataatagcCCGGAGTCCCACCAtgataactaatatattatataatatatttattctaccTAAACATAAACAACTAtatctaactaatatatatagaatatatttattctatctccctaacttaaatctaattaattaattctttaattagatttaactaatatattttatttaaataacttaaatataatattcttaaatctaattaattaattcttcaataatttaaaattaattaattcttaattcttatattatattctatctAAAGAACTAGATgtaactcatatatatatatatatatatatatattatatttattaatgtgatttttatatatatatcaaagatGGTGGATTTTTAATAATGActaaatcttttaatttttatttttttcagatgTATAAAATTATGGGGATTACAAATTTGCTTATTCGTGACTTATAAACAATGAAGAAGCTACGTAGTAGAGGACGGGGTTGGGCTATAGCCTAGggtaaaacaaaattaatgtgCATCATCTTCACTGTTCAAATCGGAGCTCGCCGTCTCCGATGATCAACGATTTGTGTTTCTTCCTGTGTCTTACTGCATGTGTGTGTGAGAcgaataagagagaaaatgaatggTCTTTAGCTAGGGATGgtaatggggcggttcggggtgGGGAATTCATTTACCATCCCGCACCGTTCGGTTTTGTTCGGTTTCGGGAATCCCCgtggggcaccgttaataaaatatatttaaaataattaaaaatatttattaaataatattatataaataatttttttaatataatatatattataatatattaaaatttatattattataaagaaataaatttacaactcttataaaatatagtgaataaataaatatattaatgatttaatatatttaattatcttttatagtgttcggggcataatcggggtgaaatcgggacgggtcgggggacacaaatatcatcctcACCCCATCAccgttcggtttcgggggaAAACCGTCCCAAACTAGAATAGgcataatgatattttaatttaataagtaaattagatattttgttatgaaaataaaatgaggaaatatggtaaaatattttggaaatcTTTTGAGAGTTTTGAACAAGATACTGATATAGACGTAATTGGGACTTATTTAATGTACAGTTGAGCACTTTAAAAAGTCAAACATTTGGCTTGAGAGCATTACTTCCTTGTGAGTTATGTGTGAGTTTTTATTATGAGACAATCATTGTAATACTCATGTAACAttcttgataataaagttgagtCTCTTGTGCTTCAAAAGTGGACGTAAGTCTGTTTTGCTGAACTATTAAAAGTCTTGTGTAATTGTTgatttctttcatttctgtaaTTGTTCGGTAATGTTATTCTTGCATTAATGGATACTTCATCCTCAGATATCCCAACACTCATCGTACTCacaatttcaaaacaataaactatTTGAAAACTTCTAAAATTTGAGGTTAAATTTGAtcgaaaaaatattattgaatttgttaatatatatttaacttgtttaaatcagtataatatgtttgaaacaaatgtatttaaattgatatataaaacTTTTTAGCTCAAAACATCACCAGCGGATCTGAGTGTTTCCTAACAATTTttgaagtttaaaaatataaatttcttgataaatacttaaatttagtcaaaagttgaaattaaggaaattgaattaataattgaatagtTATCATTATAGTAGATGACACCAAAATTATATTCTGGCATCCATGCATCCAACCATCATGCATCATTTTGGGTTGTCCCCACCATGCACCTTTCCACTTTACCACACTATAAATACTCATTCTCCAAACCCCTAAGATAAATAACATATCCAGCACTCCTACCTCAAAATTAAAACCCACCATTTTACAAATCAATACAAAACTTTTCTCTTACTCTCTCTAAGAACATAATTTATACAATGTCGGGCGTTTGGATGTTCAGAAATGGTGTGGTTCGTCTTGTCGAGAACCCTGCAGCCGAGTCGAATCAAGGATCCTTGCAGAGAAGGAAAGTATTGGTCTATACTCCAACAGATGAAGTGATCACCTCGTACTCGGTTCTAGAGAAAAAGTTATTCTCCCTTGGATGGGAACGATACTATGATGACCCCGACCTGTTCCAATTCCACAAGAGCTCGACCATCCATCTCATCTCTCTCCCAAAAGACTTTGGCCGTTTCAAGTCTATGCACATGTTTGACATCGTTGTCAAGAACAAAAACGTCTTCGAAGTTAGAGATATTGTGATGCAAATGTAAACCAATTAGCTAGTAGCTTGTATCTTATCTCACTCTAGATCTCTTAATTTGTGTTGTTCAAGTTTGCAGTTTTTTAACTATCGCCTATAAGGATAACTGactggatttaaaaaaaaaaaaaactcttttataTTTAGGTTTTGACTACAATATTTTCTTACCATCtttaataacttaaaaaaaatacttgttgGTCTTACTCAGACCTAGACccaaaaagtgttttcaaatgagcCATATCTTCAAAATACATGTCTATGAAGACGGGAGCATTTGtctctatatattatttggAAGCCTGTTTTTGGGTTAGACTTTGTTGATGAATTGTctgaatattgttttatttctcCAAGATTGGGTTACAGTGGGAAGAGACTGTTCTAACTTATAttgtatttgataattttgtatTCAATAAACTATTTACTAGTTGTATTTGATACTTTTGATTCAGTCAATTCTCCAAGGTTGTTTGTTCATTCCTCCTAAAACGACATGTGTGGTGGGATCTCTTACTCGTGAAGCGTCGAGTAGTTGAGTCATCGAGATAAATGGATTTCAAGAAGAAAGTAATAGGGACAAACAATGTCACCCTTATGCACATATAGGTCATAAAAGCATAATAGGCATCCAATTTCcaattcatctttttttttatatatttaagaaacagAGTGTCTTATTTTGGTGTGAGATAAAAATCACAGTAACAAACATGCATTCACCTTATAATTCAACttgtagaaaaaaattaaataagaaacaGCATAACAAAATCTAGCCTAATTCAACTATCCTTGGTCTGCTCCTTCGTCTTTTGCTATGGCCTACTTTCGTGATGTACATTGAATCGTTAGTCTTCTTTAACGGTCTTGTTTACCTTGTGGTTGACCTTCTTGAACACGTGGCTAATGATCTAGTATCCAACTTATATGCATAACACAGACTCAAAGACAAGCAACTCATTATGTTAGGCCTTTTCATTTTCCTTTATGTTTTCCCATGGAGTTTAGATTGAATTTTCGGACACACATCtcatctatatgcatacatgtatttaatatatatatatatatggtagaCACGTAATAGGGTTTTTCTACGTGGTTATGCTCGAGCACGACGAGTCAACGAGTCTAATGATAAAAGGTAGTCAAATATGTCTCATTTATGACTTCTGAGGTAAGATAGAGTTGTCCCGCCGACAAGGGAGATCCGAAGACTGTCAATGTAAGGAGGTGCTCTAAATTGGAGTGTTCTCTCGCCGCCTCTCATGATCCCCCTCTCTTGTTACTAAGGGAGCTCACTAAATGGAAGAAAGAGTTAacgttgatttttttttcttatgtacAAAATCTCTTCAACATCTCTCATAAAGGAATAGATCGTCAATCCTCATTGGCGAATCTCGACATGTAAATCAATAGGTGTACAGGTGGTGTCGCACATCGTATACTACTTAAACATAAGCGAACTCCTGAAGCTCATGCACGTTGAAAACGACAAAAATATGGGTCTTTTAGCACTCTTTAagtgtaaatatatattctctaaaATTGAGGgtcaaaatataatttcaagTTAAACATCAAATGTCCTTAGCAGAGTTTGCTGAAAACTATACTCGTTTAAAACGTCTCCACTGAAAAATGTTacgattttagaaaaaaatataaaatataaatctctttaaatattttgaaataattaaattaaatcaaattgggACATTGGTTACCAGTTTGTGCCTTAAAAGTCGTCACCTAATATTTATCACAAGAAAATAAGTATGTTTAGCGTGTAGAACAATATCGGTCTCGAAAAAGAGATTTCCTAGGAATTCGGTACTTGGTTGCTAATGAGAAAATACTTTGGTACTGCGTTTCAAATGCCCATTGGAAAACAATCtctactttttaatattttgtcaattctttagaaatattttacacatattttaatatgttttgtttGCCGAATCTTAACTGgtctaaaatatatatcatatgtcctaatactaaatttaaaggaaataataattctttacattaaatcatttttaaaggataataataattatttaccttaaataaactaatgccttgaacattgaaaaaaatgaaaaaataaaccaACCAGGAATTACAAATTTAGTATATTCATAAATTGATTTATGATTATAAGTAAATTAACTcacaaattttgtaatttttataattcatttataacacaaaaaagggaaatcaaatgttaaaaattgaaactagtaaatgaaataagaaaaattatctttgttaaaaatattattttaaaggtttaaaaaaaattgaattttattaaaaattgctCAATGCATTTTAGATGTATAAATagctaaaataaataaaagtagatATAAAACCACACAAATGGAGCTTAAAGATTGATGGGTCGGACACATGCCTAATTCGAGAAGTTCACCTTCAACCTCCAACCACTGTAAAACATATGAtcgattatattttttttgggttgtCATTCTTCAGCAAAAACTAAAGAATGAcaatttttgtttcaattttaaaatttaaattggagtattttaaatataacgtgaatgaaataaattcaatttaacaaaaaaaaaatacttttaaatcatattaatagtgaatttctaaaaaaaaacaaaaagttaaaGAACTAAGTTGTAAATGAAATatactaaattcaaatatatatacaaattgaaatttatctaaaattaaattacacaCAAAATTAGAGTATAGTATTTTAAAtgtttcctaaaaaaaatattaaaatttcttaaacaCTTAACCAAcactaaaacaaaaaaaatataaaatctagacaaaaacttgaaaaacaaaaaatggcGGATGTCCTTGATTGATTTGTGTCGTCTTCATGTGtccatttcttccattgtcttGTGGAGATTTATATGGTTGTCAATGTGTGTTTTTCTGGAAAAAAAATCAGGTCAAAATTAGGGAtgtttttagatatttttttttaaaacgaatTAGAGtcattcaattaaaaatttcaaaaaaacgaaaaaaaaactcacgagtttaagagatcattctataCAGACCTAGATTTATTTTGAAGCTgtatcattctgaataaaagcaaaaacgtaaataaatcatctgattacaatgtttttatttctaatGATTTCAGTAAACGGTAAATTCAAATTCATGctgatattttaactctgctccGTACTTGAAACTTTTCTCCACATTCCCGCAAGTGCGCCACAATCCGAGACTATATCTCTCCATAATTCTTCAACACTTCTGCGGATTCTACCATAGACTATCGCATTACGTTCCTGCCAAATGTTCTAAACTACTTTTTCAAACCCGCACTTGAATACGTTTGTTGTGAATTtgtttcctttggctttgagtagtgtcacttctttgatttctttccattcCTTTGGGacactgatcagctccaggattttagaaaatttgtCCCAAATTTCCAATGTTATACTACAGCTCCCAAATAGGTGATCAAAGGTTCTTCACTTCcgttgcatagaagacagctcacgtccgggatgctcatatacttgttcATACggtcacgagtgctgagtctttcccagaaggtaagccataggatgaactggtgtcgaggaaTGATCTTGGTTGACCATACGAGAGGAGCTCGTTCTACTTTCTACGTTTTTTCttggattacctcccatattctctttgataccagcttcccattgtcttcTGCATTCCATTCATGAATGTCGGGTCTGTCTCAGAGTTGTATGTTACTGATGTGATCTaatatcctctgtccttctcgATTTCTTCTCAAAAGCGAGTCCCAGTCCCCGTCTTTTACGTCTCTGATTTTTGCCACTgcgtagtcccttctgatacgtgTATTTTTGAACTCCTCTTTGTGAATGATTTGTTGGTTTTCAAACCATGGATAGTGCCAGAACAGAGTACATTTCCCGTCTCCTAGCCAAATGTTGTAAAGGTCTGCAATACCACTTCTcagtttaagaattttttttagtgaccagctcataccttcattaATTTTACACGTCCAGATATTGGTTTCCCGTTTCATAAATCGCTTgtgtacccatttgatccataatgattCCTGGTTGTGTTCTAATACCcatagatgcttgaaggttagagcctcaTTCCACTCGACGCAGTTCTTCATGCCAATGTCTCCCTCCTCTTTTGGCTTACAGAGTGAAGtccatttgattttctttcctcctctcccgctactaccccagataaagttcctcattaACGTGTCTAgatccttcattacct is part of the Impatiens glandulifera chromosome 1, dImpGla2.1, whole genome shotgun sequence genome and encodes:
- the LOC124922417 gene encoding flowering-promoting factor 1-like protein 3; amino-acid sequence: MSGVWMFRNGVVRLVENPAAESNQGSLQRRKVLVYTPTDEVITSYSVLEKKLFSLGWERYYDDPDLFQFHKSSTIHLISLPKDFGRFKSMHMFDIVVKNKNVFEVRDIVMQM